In Pseudomonas fluorescens, one genomic interval encodes:
- a CDS encoding class I SAM-dependent rRNA methyltransferase, which produces MSSLNQALRAALDKRQDLLAELHSQGTDCYRLFHGSQEGAGGLTVDRYGPQLLVQSFHQTLERDDLLQLHAMVNQTLGFDTLLVYNDRSRGNSRIDREDSVYKADAAALADLVGHEWGLNYRVRGRHAGQDPLLFLDLRNTRGWVKDHAKGKSVLNLFAYTCGVGLSAAAGGAREVCNLDFAEGNLAVGRENGLLNPQLPEMQFIQSDYFPAIRQLAGLPISQRRGQKLPSYQRLEQRQYDLVLLDPPAWAKSAFGTVDLLRDYQSLLKPALLTTADNGVLICCNNLAKVSMDDWREQVLRCAEKAGRPVREWSVMTPGADFPSLDQQPPLKTLILQL; this is translated from the coding sequence ATGTCTTCCTTGAATCAGGCGCTGCGCGCCGCCCTCGACAAACGCCAGGACCTGCTCGCTGAGCTGCACAGCCAGGGCACCGATTGCTACCGGCTGTTCCACGGCAGCCAGGAAGGCGCCGGTGGCCTGACCGTCGACCGCTACGGTCCGCAATTGCTGGTGCAAAGTTTTCACCAGACGCTGGAGCGTGACGACCTGCTGCAACTGCACGCCATGGTCAATCAGACCCTGGGCTTTGACACCCTGCTGGTCTACAACGACCGCTCCCGGGGCAACTCGCGCATCGATCGCGAAGACAGCGTCTACAAAGCCGACGCCGCCGCACTGGCGGATCTGGTCGGCCACGAATGGGGCCTGAACTATCGCGTGCGCGGGCGACATGCCGGGCAGGATCCGCTGCTGTTTCTCGACCTGCGCAACACTCGCGGCTGGGTCAAGGATCACGCCAAGGGCAAAAGTGTGCTCAACCTCTTTGCCTACACCTGTGGCGTCGGCCTGAGTGCCGCTGCCGGTGGCGCGCGCGAGGTGTGTAACCTCGACTTCGCCGAAGGCAATCTGGCAGTCGGCCGAGAAAACGGCCTGCTCAACCCGCAATTGCCCGAGATGCAATTCATCCAGTCCGATTACTTCCCGGCGATCCGTCAGCTCGCCGGCCTGCCGATCAGCCAGCGGCGCGGGCAGAAACTGCCGAGCTATCAGCGCCTCGAACAGCGCCAATACGATCTGGTGCTGCTCGACCCGCCCGCTTGGGCCAAGAGCGCCTTCGGCACCGTCGACCTGCTGCGCGACTATCAGAGCCTGCTCAAGCCGGCGCTGCTGACCACCGCTGACAACGGCGTGCTGATCTGCTGCAACAACCTGGCAAAAGTCAGCATGGACGACTGGCGCGAACAGGTCCTGCGTTGTGCCGAGAAAGCCGGGCGACCGGTGCGCGAATGGAGCGTGATGACTCCGGGCGCGGACTTCCCGTCGCTGGACCAACAGCCACCGCTGAAAACCCTGAT